A genome region from Fusarium musae strain F31 chromosome 5, whole genome shotgun sequence includes the following:
- a CDS encoding hypothetical protein (EggNog:ENOG41), protein MAIQTKAAKLSSVALRISALIFFRLAHFPTIAFALFAIYVPSYISSYFAQPKIGVLEDEVDVTVKESTVTSETPLLTEDGVAVAPEAEVVAEVVDIEEKLTVGEKVPSIANILLSGAPSARRPIASFLTFLINVILIGLTADALFRARWYYPSDDLSFVRLGYVSPSEARFVIREPDQLQMPITFEYHIKDDEPTYDTKMWLTAGYVTSTDNITDFTTTLTVPLDSAKQNIYEWRTSNNHTGEFRSAPKVGEMPNTKDGLFTFLSTSCILPRFPYNPMEHALAIPGLRNLAGLLPKLDPQFMLFLGDFIYVDVPERFGKTIDEYRMQYRQIYASPDWAPVAQNLSWIHVLDDHEISNDWSSNTTGIYSAAVDPWHIYQANVNPPISEAAGPLNLRRNATWYEFTQGPASFFMMDTRSYRSSNNAPFNATDKTMLGKEQLADLLAWLERPVPQGVRWKFIASSVPFTKNWPINVKDTWGGFLAERKQVLEAMWDSGAQGASVVILSGDRHEFAATRFPPPTDSRWPQSAAAHEFSTSPLNQFASPFPTYKQTDDDIMMKYIPGGKSKFGSFSIEKLETGGSSLHYTLYIDGKETWKTTVEAPDAPEAVPVEAVVPPSLWDRLSKFF, encoded by the exons ATGGCTATTCAAACGAAGGCCGCAAAGCTGTCCTCAGTCGCTCTGAGGATAAGCGCTCTCATATTCTTTAGACTT GCACATTTCCCTACCATCGCGTTTGCGCTTTTCGCAATCTATGTTCCTTCTTATATTTCGAGTTACTTCGCTCAGCCAAAAATTGGAGTtctcgaggatgaagtcGACGTCACTGTGAAAGAGTCTACAGTCACCTCTGAAACTCCCTTATTAACAGAGGATGGTGTCGCAGTCGCAcctgaggctgaggttgtCGCCGAGGTTGTTGAcattgaggagaagcttACTGTTGGAGAGAAGGTTCCCAGCATCGCAAACATCCTCTTGTCCGGAGCTCCCAGTGCCAGGCGCCCAATTGCGTCGTTCTTGACCTTCCTCATCAATGTCATTCTTATCGGCTTGACGGCTGATGCCTTGTTTCGTGCAAGGTGGTATTATCCTTCTGATGATCTTTCATTCGTCAGACTTGGATATGTGTCGCCATCAGAGGCGAGGTTCGTCATTCGCGAACCCGATCAGTTGCAAATGCCCATCACATTCGAATATCacatcaaggatgatgagCCGACCTATGACACCAAGATGTGGCTCACTGCAGGCTACGTCACCTCGACTGATAACATCACCGATTTTACTACAACTCTTACAGTGCCTCTTGACTCCGCGAAGCAGAACATCTACGAGTGGAGGACTTCCAACAACCACACGGGCGAGTTCCGCTCTGCTCCCAAGGTTGGAGAGATGCCAAACACCAAGGACGGCCTTTTTACCTTCCTGTCCACGTCTTGCATTCTTCCCCGATTTCCCTACAACCCTATGGAGCATGCTTTGGCTATCCCCGGCCTGAGGAATCTTGCAGGTCTGCTTCCTAAGCTGGACCCTCAGTTCATGCTCTTCCTTGGCGACTTCATCTATGTTGACGTCCCTGAACGTTTTGGGAAAACGATTGACGAGTATCGCATGCAATACCGCCAAATCTATGCTTCACCTGACTGGGCCCCTGTTGCACAGAATCTGAGCTGGATTCACGTACTCGATGACCATGAGATCTCCAACGATTGGTCTTCCAACACAACTGGCATCTACAGCGCGGCTGTTGACCCTTGGCACATCTATCAAGCCAATGTCAACCCACCGATTTCCGAAGCCGCAGGTCCTCTCAACCTGAGACGCAATGCCACATGGTACGAGTTCACCCAAGGACCAGCCAGCTTTTTTATGATGGACACTCGCAGCTATCGTTCCAGCAACAATGCCCCTTTCAATGCCACGGACAAGACCATGCTAGGAAAGGAGCAATTGGCTGACCTTCTGGCATGGTTGGAGCGTCCTGTTCCTCAAGGAGTTCGATGGAAGTTCATTGCTTCTTCTGTTCCTTTCACTAAGAACTGGCCTATCAATGTGAAGGATACCTGGGGTGGTTTCCTTGCCGAGAGAAAGCAAGTCCTAGAAGCTATGTGGGATTCTGGTGCTCAAGGCGCCAGTGTCGTTATTCTCTCTGGAGATCGTCATGAATTTGCCGCAACCAGATTTCCACCCCCCACTGACTCGCGATGGCCACAGTCCGCTGCTGCTCACGAGTTTTCGACAAGTCCCTTGAACCAATTCGCTTCTCCATTCCCAACGTACAAGCAgacagatgatgatattATGATGAA GTATATCCCTGGAGGCAAGTCGAAGTTCGGATCCTTTTCTATTGAGAAACTTGAGACCGGAGGGAGCTCACTGCACTACACCCTTTACATCGACGGAAAGGAAACCTGGAAGACAACGGTGGAGGCTCCGGATGCGCCTGAAGCAGTTCCTGTAGAGGCGGTCGTACCCCCATCACTGTGGGACAGACTCAGCAAGTTCTTTTAG
- the LEU1 gene encoding 3-isopropylmalate dehydratase, whose amino-acid sequence MTEHNIVVFAGDHCGPEVIKAVEDNSPTAGKFNLNHLLLGGCSIDKTGSPLTDEALAAAKASDAVLLGAIGGPEWGTGTVRPEQGLLKLRSEMCAYGNLRPCFFASDALVETSPLKAEVCRGVDMMLVRELTSGLYFGERKEYDGVNAFDTTVYTKPEIERIARLGGYLAKTRGDSRVISLDKANVLATSRLWRSVVDEVYKNEFPDLKVEHQLIDSAAMIMVKNPKQLNGVMIAPNLAGDILSDEASAITGSIGLLPSASLCGVPEVGSKVLSIYEPIHGSAPDISGKGIVNPIGTILSVAMMLRYSLNLPHEAKVVEDAVSAAIDAGLRTKDMGGSTGTAEAGDAIVAEVVKILKA is encoded by the exons ATGACGGAACACAACATTGTTGTCTTTGCGGGCGACCACTGTGGCCCAGAG GTCATCAAGGCGGTTGAGGACAACAGCCCGACTGCTGGCAAATTCAACTTAAATCACCTGCTGCTCGGAGGA TGTTCTATCGACAAGACCGGCTCCCCTCTTACAGACGAGGCCCTCGCCGCCGCTAAAGCCTCCGACGCTGTGCTCCTCGGTGCCATTGGCGGCCCTGAATGGGGCACTGGCACCGTTCGCCCGGAGCAGGGCCTCCTCAAGCTACGCAGTGAGATGTGCGCCTATGGAAACCTCCGTCCCTGCTTCTTCGCGTCCGATGCCCTTGTTGAGACCTCCCCCCTAAAGGCGGAAGTTTGCCGTGGCGTCGACATGATGCTTGTCCGAGAGTTAACCTCGGGCCTGTATTTCGGAGAGCGAAAAGAGTACGATGGAGTCAACGCGTTCGACACTACTGTTTATACGAAGCCAGAAATCGAGCGTATCGCACGGCTGGGCGGCTACCTAGCCAAGACTAGGGGAGACTCGCGGGTCATCTCGCTAGATAAGGCAAATGTGTTGGCGACGAGCAGACTCTGGCGTTCTGTGGTTGACGAGGTTTACAAAAACGAGTTCCCTGATCTGAAGGTTGAGCATCAGCTCATTGACAGCGCGGCCATGATCATGGTCAAGAACCCGAAGCAGCTCAATGGCGTTATGATAGCGCCAAACTTGGCAG GAGATATTCTGAGCGACGAGGCGAGCGCTATAACCGGCAGCATTGGGCTCCTCCCAAGCGCGAGTCTCTGCGGAGTTCCGGAAGTGGGCTCCAAAGTGCTTTCTATCTATGAGCCTATTCATG GTAGCGCGCCGGACATTTCAGGAAAGGGGATTGTC AATCCCATTGGCACAATCCTTTCCGTGGCTATGATGTTACGGTACTCGCTGAATCTTCCCCACGAGGCCAAAGTCGTTGAGGATGCGGTAAGCGCTGCCATCGACGCCGGGCTTAGAACCAAGGATATGGGCGGCAGCACAGGCACCGCTGAAGCAGGAGATGCCATCGTTGCCGAGGTAGTCAAGATTCTCAAGGCATGA
- a CDS encoding hypothetical protein (EggNog:ENOG41) — MRLSTLVAGLFAGLVTNVAATALTYKLDANEKACFHATTKKQGEKIAFYFAVQSGGSFDVDYVVEGPNGKIIMDGQKERQGDFVFSANVVGDYSFCFDNEMSTFAEKFVDFEIAVENESRAQLPSKQGTTPEQTSILEDSIFKVSGQLSTISRNQKYFRTRENRNFATVNSTEGRIINFSMIQIGLIICMGALQVFVVRFFFQGARKGYV; from the exons ATGAGACTATCAACGCTTGTCGCTGGGCTTTTCGCCGGCCTGGTAACCAATGTCGCTGCTACTGCTTTGACATACAAGCTCGATGCCAACGAGAAGGCCTGTTTCCATGCCACCACGAAAAAGCAGGGAGAGAAGATCGCATTCTACTTTGCT GTCCAATCCGGTGGTTCTTTTGATGTCGACTACGTCGTCGAGGGTCCCAatggcaagatcatcatggatggTCAAAAGGAGCGACAAGGCGACTTTGTCTTCTCCGCCAATGTTGTCGGCGACTACTCTTTCTGCTTCGATAATGAGATGAGTACATTCGCCGAGAAGTTCGTCGATTTCGAGATTGCCGTCGAGAACGAGTCCCGCGCCCAATTGCCTTCCAAGCAGGGCACTACCCCCGAACAGACTTCGATCCTTGAGGACTCCATCTTCAAGGTGTCTGGCCAGCTTTCGACCATTTCCCGAAACCAGAAGTACTTCCGAACTCGTGAAAATCGTAACTTTGCCACCGTCAACAGCACTGAGGGCCGAatcatcaacttcagcaTGATCCAGATCGGTCTGATTATCTGCATGGGTGCCCTACAGGTGTTTGTTGTTCGATTCTTTTTCCAG GGTGCGCGCAAGGGCTACGTATAA
- the PRP45 gene encoding mRNA splicing protein (BUSCO:EOG09264DT4~EggNog:ENOG41) yields the protein MASIAGSLQAALPKPKYTGEDEELPVRAQQRGVRIVGPGQLDETQLVLKRSGPPAYGQRSGWRPRSQEDFGDGGAFPEIPIAQYPLEMGKKGGNSSNALAIQVDSEGKVKYDAIARQGHSENRIVHTSFKELIPLRQRADAGEIDLSRPDKESVEATTERTKNALAALVSGAVAAQKPKNVNIGQRKDATFVRYTPANQMGDNSKKQDRIMKIVERQRDPMEPPKFKHKKIPRGPPSPPPPVMHSPPRKLTAEDQEMWRIPPPISNWKNPKGFTVPLDKRLAADGRGLQDIAISDGHARFAEGLKMAERHARDEVQKRAMMQQRLAEKEKLQKEDTLRELAQKARADRAAAGRGRRDSRDSGNSRDSRSRSRSYSYSESDRSDSEDEEVRERVKARQEKQREEERKLRQNRMGAERRAQVMAREQGRDISEKIALGLAKPTQSKETMYDSRLFNQTSGFDSGINEDNPYDKPLFAAQDAINSIYRPRANVDDDDDGEAGDREMAKIQKSSRFGEALGKGTFKGAADAEAREGPVQFEKDAGDPFNVDKFLSEVDQNSSSKRGYGLQDEDNRQSKRPRVDPDDDED from the exons ATGGCATCAATCGCCGGGTCGCTTCAGGCTGCGCTGCCCAAGCCAAAATACACaggcgaagatgaagaacttcCGGTACGAGCGCAGCAACGCGGTGTGCGGATTGTTGGTCCAGGACAACTTGACGAAACCCAGCTGGTCCTCAAGCGATCTGGTCCTCCAGCATACGGCCAGCGCTCAGGATGGCGCCCTCGATCGCAGGAAGACTTTGGCGATGGAGGTGCTTTCCCCGAAATTCCGATCGCTCAGTATCCGTTAGAGATGGGAAAGAAAGGAGGAAATTCTAGCAACGCGTTGGCAATCCAGGTTGATTCCGAAGGCAAGGTCAAATACGACGCCATCGCGCGACAAGGACACAGCGAAAACCGTATCGTTCACACTTCGTTCAAGGAGTTGATCCCTCTTCGACAACGCGCCGACGCGGGCGAGATCGATCTTTCGCGACCCGATAAGGAGTCTGTGGAGGCAACAACAGAGAGGACGAAGAACGCATTAGCTGCATTGGTCTCGGGAGCGGTCGCAGCTCAGAAACCGAAAAATGTTAATATTGGGCAACGAAAAGACGCTACATTTGTTCGATATACACCGGCAAACCAGATGGGCGACAACTCCAAGAAGCAGGACCGCATCATGAAAATTGTCGAGCGCCAAAGAGACCCCATGGAACCACCCAAGTTCAAGCATAAGAAGATCCCTCGAGGACCACCTTCGCCGCCACCACCAGTCATGCACTCACCACCACGAAAGCTCACCGCTGAAGACCAAGAAATGTGGAGGATTCCTCCCCCAATTTCAAACTGGAAGAACCCCAAGGGATTCACGGTACCATTGGATAAGCGCCTGGCTGCTGATGGACGAGGTTTACAGGATATAGCCATTAGCGACGGGCATGCTCGATTTGCCGAAGGTTTAAAGATGGCCGAGCGTCATGCTCGTGATGAGGTTCAGAAACGTGCCATGATGCAACAGCGCCTGGCGGAGAAGGAAAAGTTACAAAAAGAGGATACCCTTCGAGAATTAGCCCAAAAGGCTCGAGCAGAccgggctgctgctggtcgtGGGCGTCGAGATTCTCGTGACTCTGGGAACTCGAGGGACTCGAGGTCACGATCGCGAAGCTACAGTTACTCCGAGTCAGATCGCTCTGatagtgaggatgaagaagtcagAGAGCGTGTTAAAGCGCGACAAGAGAAacagagggaagaagagcgaaAGCTACGACAAAACCGCATGGGTGCTGAACGCCGAGCTCAAGTTATGGCCCGTGAACAAGGCAGAGATATATCTGAGAAGATTGCTCTAGGCCTGGCCAAACCTACACAATCAAAGGAGACGATGTATGACTCGAGACTTTTCAACCAAACAAGCGGATTCGATAGCGGTATTAACGAGGATAACCCTTACGACAAGCCTCTCTTCGCTGCCCAGGACGCCATCAACAGTATTTACCGGCCACGAGCGAATgtggatgacgacgacgatggcgAGGCTGGTGACCGGGAAATGGCCAAGATCCAGAAGAGCAGTCGTTTTGGTGAAGCCCTTGGCAAGGGAACTTTCAAAGGTGCCGCAGACGCCGAG GCACGAGAAGGACCAGTTCAGTTCGAGAAGGATGCTGGAGATCCTTTCAACGTTGACAAGTTTCTATCTGAGGTGGACCAGAATTCATCATCTAAGCGAGGTTATGGCTTGCAGGATGAAGACAACAGACAATCCAAACGACCGCGAGTCGACcctgacgacgacgaggattAA
- a CDS encoding hypothetical protein (EggNog:ENOG41~CAZy:PL4) has product MKFRKLSAAFLVSLLQAPQLVAAALNATETDTQLVISNDRLYAAVQKKGGAIVKLTLDGTNLLGSPSGSTGIGPYLDCYCTPKGFWTPGSVAPKYKLFKGKDGKGKDYGGIVMSDTYTETGQVLEQYWFLRDGETGLHTFSRVAYHNEEQPFLRNLQELRTLFRPNNDMWTHLLTNTKQYAPLPGKEAKEKQVVVQDATWYLGNTPNDPYVKQEADYFTKYTFQDSWRDIDAYGLFADGSKTEDGDAYGAWLVMNTKDTYFGGPLHSDLVVDGILYNYISSNHHGDQTPNITNGFDRTFGPQYFHFNRFPGETDILKAQADAAQYADPEWNADFYDSIAKHVPNYVPTKSRGSFEVKVDLPKGAKNAIAVLAQSGVDFQDNVFDTKAYQYWANLDESGRATIPRVKSGTYRLTVYADNIFGQYTQDKVKIKAGKAEKKNVRWREESAGKELWRIGTPDKTSGEYRHGFEPDTSKPLQPEQYRIYWANWDFVKDFPEGVNFKVGESDVGKDLNYVHWSVFGGKGNSVRPEQYVGDGNVNNWTIAFDLKESQVKHKKRATFTVQLAGAKTAAGNTDIYNASEPHSNLKYTVNINGKDLEPWVIPYDHSSSCAVRSSVSCYNIAHKFEFDAKLLKKGDNEIILSLPYNATNYESAVLPTSVYVQYDALRLEVE; this is encoded by the exons ATGAAGTTCCGCAAGCTTTCGGCAGCTTTTCTCGTTTCGCTGCTCCAGGCACCTCAATTGGTAGCCGCGGCTCTCAATGCGACCGAGACCGATACACAGTTGGTGATTTCAAACGACCGACTATATGCGGCAGTTCAGAAAAAGGGCGGCGCCATTGTAAAGCTCACTCTTGACGGAACGAACCTTCTCGGTAGCCCATCTGGCTCTACAGGCATTGGGCCTTACCTTGATTGTTACTGCACGCCTAAAGGATTCTGGACGCCAGGTTCTGTGGCCCCCAAGTACAAACTCTTTAAGGGTAAAGatggcaagggcaaggacTATGGCGGTATCGTCATGTCCGACACGTACACCGAGACAGGTCAGGTTCTGGAGCAATACTGGTTCTTGAGAGATGGAGAAACTGGCCTCCATACCTTCAGCCGAGTCGCCTATCACAACGAGGAGCAGCCCTTCCTTCGCAACCTTCAGGAGCTTCGAACCCTCTTCCGACCGAACAACGACATGTGGACTCATCTCTTGACCAACACGAAGCAATATGCGCCTCTCCCAGGCAAGGAAGCAAAGGAGAAGCAGGTTGTGGTGCAAGATGCCACATGGTATCTAGGAAACACACCTAATGATCCCTATGTCAAGCAGGAAGCGGACTACTTTACCAAGTATACGTTCCAAGACAGCTGGCGTGATATTGATGCTTATGGATT GTTCGCTGATGGTTCCAAGACCGAAGACGGAGATGCGTACGGTGCTTGGCTTGTCATGAACACCAAAGACACTTACTTTGGTGGCCCTCTACATTCAGatttggttgttgatggtatTCTTTACAACTATATTAGCTCTAATCATCATGGAGATCAAACG CCCAATATTACGAACGGATTTGACCGGACATTTGGACCT CAATACTTCCACTTCAACCGCTTCCCTGGAGAGACCGACATCTTGAAAGCTCAGGCCGATGCAGCTCAATACGCCGACCCTGAGTGGAATGCCGATTTCTACGATTCAATTGCAAAGCACGTTCCTAACTATGTACCAACGAAATCACGAGGGTCCTTCGAGGTCAAGGTCGATCTTCCCAAGGGGGCTAAGAATGCCATTGCTGTTCTCGCACAGAGCGGCGTGGACTTCCAAGACAATGTCTTCGACACAAAGGCTTACCAATACTGGGCTAATCTTGATGAGAGCGGTCGTGCTACTATTCCTCGAGTCAAGTCTGGAACATATCGTCTGACCGTCTATGCCGACAACATCTTTGGGCAATACACTCAGGATaaggtcaagatcaaggctggcaaggccgagaagaagaatgtcCGCTGGAGGGAAGAGTCCGCAGGCAAGGAACTCTGGCGAATTGGTACTCCTGACAAGACCTCTGGTGAATACCGCCATGGTTTCGAGCCCGATACATCCAAGCCTCTACAGCCAGAACAGTACCGTATCTACTGGGCCAACTGGGACTTTGTCAAGGACTTCCCTGAGGGTGTCAACTTCAAGGTTGGTGAGAGCGATGTCGGCAAGGATCTCAACTACGTCCACTGGAGTGTTTTTGGAGGAAAAGGCAACTCCGTACGTCCAGAGCAGTACGTTGGCGACGGCAATGTCAACAACTGGACGATTGCCTTCGATCTGAAGGAGTCGCAGGTCAAGCACAAGAAGCGTGCAACTTTTACCGTTCAACTTGCGGGTGCCAAGACTGCTGCTGGAAACACAGATATCTACAATGCTTCTGAGCCTCACTCGAATCTGAAGTATACCGTGAATATCAACGGCAAAGATCTTGAGCCTTGGGTTATTCC TTACGACCACAGCAGCTCCTGTGCTGTTCGCTCCTCAGTGAGCTGCTACAACATCGCTCATAAATTTGAGTTCGATGCcaagctgttgaagaagggtGACAATGAGATCATCCTGAGCTTGCCTTATAATGCTACCAACTACGAGTCCGCTGTGCTGCCAACATCGGTGTATGTTCAGTATGATGCACTGAGGTTGGAAGTCGAGTAG